One window of Campylobacter avium LMG 24591 genomic DNA carries:
- a CDS encoding response regulator transcription factor, which yields MVNVIMIEDDSEFATLLSEYLAQFNIKIKNYEDPRQALSCDVSLFDCLILDLTLPDIDGLEICKKIRRKSDIPIIISSARGDISDKVVGFQIGADDYLPKPYDPKEMYARITSLTRRAKKSDRTTFDANYLFRVDAKRHEIYYDKQVLTLTPAEYDILSFLINQHGFAVSREQLIHNSSALKYKDSKSIDVIIGRLRAKINDSSKNPKHIFSVRGIGYKLIG from the coding sequence ATGGTAAATGTAATTATGATAGAAGATGATAGCGAATTTGCAACGCTTTTGTCTGAATACTTAGCCCAATTCAACATCAAGATAAAAAATTACGAAGATCCTCGTCAGGCTCTGTCTTGCGATGTGTCTTTGTTTGACTGCTTAATTCTTGATTTAACCTTGCCTGATATAGACGGGCTTGAAATTTGCAAGAAAATTCGCAGAAAAAGCGATATACCTATCATTATCTCATCAGCTAGAGGCGATATCAGTGATAAGGTTGTTGGCTTTCAAATCGGTGCTGATGATTACTTACCAAAACCTTATGATCCTAAAGAAATGTATGCTAGAATAACCTCTCTTACAAGGAGAGCGAAAAAAAGTGACAGAACAACATTTGATGCAAATTATTTATTTAGAGTGGATGCGAAAAGACATGAAATTTATTATGACAAACAAGTTCTAACACTTACTCCAGCAGAGTATGACATACTTTCTTTTTTGATTAATCAACACGGCTTTGCTGTATCAAGAGAGCAGCTCATACACAATTCAAGTGCCTTAAAATACAAAGATAGCAAAAGCATTGATGTTATTATAGGAAGATTAAGAGCTAAGATAAATGATAGCTCTAAAAATCCTAAACACATATTTTCAGTGCGTGGCATAGGCTATAAACTCATAGGATGA